A genomic region of Sulfobacillus acidophilus DSM 10332 contains the following coding sequences:
- a CDS encoding ATPase associated with various cellular activities AAA_5 (PFAM: AAA domain (dynein-related subfamily)~COGs: COG0714 MoxR-like ATPase~InterPro IPR011704:IPR003593~KEGG: bts:Btus_2335 ATPase associated with various cellular activities AAA_5~PFAM: ATPase associated with various cellular activities, AAA-5~SMART: ATPase, AAA+ type, core~SPTR: ATPase associated with various cellular activities AAA_5;~manually curated) — translation MTNRLSDRFQRLLRQGGYVANDQIALMAGLAMEMGRPLLLEGPAGSGKTALAEALAAALKRPLVRLSCYEGLTADEALYDWNYHQQWVALQQGQATDPFSRRFLLARPLLKAVETPETVLLIDEVDRADEAFEALLLEYLSEFQISIPELGTIKAAASPLTILTSNRQRPLSDALRRRCLYLYVDWPEREREIAIVETALPSLDRGILERLVNAVRCLRQWDLVKPPGLAETLDWARAWTIMHPGQWDRAWIQNTLGLVIKDAWDLETVSGRIDDLVDADPT, via the coding sequence ATGACCAACCGGCTTAGCGATCGCTTCCAGAGATTATTGCGCCAGGGGGGATATGTGGCCAACGATCAAATTGCCCTGATGGCGGGTCTAGCGATGGAGATGGGGCGACCGTTGCTCTTGGAGGGGCCCGCCGGGAGCGGAAAAACCGCGTTGGCCGAAGCGCTGGCGGCGGCGCTAAAGCGCCCTTTGGTGCGACTCAGCTGTTATGAGGGATTGACGGCGGATGAAGCGTTGTATGATTGGAACTACCATCAACAATGGGTGGCCTTGCAGCAAGGCCAGGCGACCGATCCTTTTTCGCGGCGCTTTCTCTTGGCCCGCCCCTTATTGAAGGCCGTAGAGACACCCGAAACGGTGTTGCTCATCGACGAGGTCGACCGGGCCGATGAAGCATTTGAGGCCCTCTTGCTGGAATATCTGAGTGAATTTCAAATTTCTATTCCTGAGCTGGGAACCATTAAAGCGGCGGCGTCACCGCTAACGATTTTGACCTCCAACCGGCAGCGGCCGTTGTCGGACGCCCTTCGTCGGCGGTGCCTTTATCTTTATGTGGATTGGCCGGAACGAGAGCGGGAAATCGCCATCGTGGAAACGGCGCTGCCTTCATTGGACCGGGGAATTTTAGAGCGGCTGGTGAATGCGGTGCGGTGTCTTCGTCAATGGGATTTGGTCAAACCGCCCGGTCTGGCGGAGACGTTGGATTGGGCTCGCGCTTGGACCATCATGCATCCGGGGCAATGGGACCGGGCGTGGATTCAAAACACGCTAGGGCTGGTGATTAAGGACGCCTGGGACCTGGAAACGGTCAGCGGGCGGATCGACGACCTGGTGGATGCCGACCCGACGTGA
- a CDS encoding short-chain dehydrogenase/reductase SDR (PFAM: short chain dehydrogenase~COGs: COG1028 Dehydrogenase with different specificities (related to short-chain alcohol dehydrogenase)~InterPro IPR002198~KEGG: npu:Npun_F6052 short-chain dehydrogenase/reductase SDR~PFAM: Short-chain dehydrogenase/reductase SDR~SPTR: Short-chain dehydrogenase/reductase SDR) yields MTVWNDQVIIVTGGSRGIGYETARCLVGAGARVLLVARDPVATANAAATLSQNGPGEAHGLAHTLTGCPEDGEAVCRAAFQQYGRITGLVNCAGGASVGTPLGLDWRRWQEDFTVKFWGYLSLMRAVVPYLRQVGGGAIVNVAGVTGKDPNPRLAAATTINGALRGLTKILADEVAPWQIRVVNVNPGATETALLLQMAEGYARLDQISPDQALVRMRQTPRGRLTRPEDIARLIRFLLSDEAGMITGTSVDIDGGIHRGPA; encoded by the coding sequence ATGACGGTATGGAACGATCAAGTCATTATCGTGACCGGGGGCAGTCGCGGGATCGGCTATGAGACGGCCCGTTGTCTGGTCGGCGCGGGCGCTCGGGTGCTCCTCGTGGCCCGGGATCCGGTCGCGACGGCAAACGCCGCGGCGACCTTAAGTCAAAACGGGCCTGGCGAAGCCCACGGTCTAGCGCATACATTGACCGGCTGCCCGGAAGACGGGGAGGCGGTGTGTCGGGCGGCTTTTCAGCAATATGGCCGGATTACGGGTCTGGTTAATTGTGCCGGCGGGGCGAGCGTGGGAACGCCTTTAGGCTTGGACTGGCGCCGGTGGCAAGAGGATTTTACCGTTAAGTTTTGGGGCTATTTAAGTCTCATGCGGGCAGTGGTGCCGTATCTACGCCAGGTTGGCGGAGGCGCCATCGTGAATGTGGCGGGAGTCACCGGGAAAGATCCGAACCCTCGCTTGGCGGCGGCCACGACGATTAATGGGGCTTTACGCGGACTGACCAAAATTCTGGCTGACGAAGTCGCCCCATGGCAGATTCGGGTCGTCAATGTCAATCCCGGGGCGACAGAGACTGCCCTTTTACTGCAGATGGCCGAGGGTTATGCCCGCTTGGATCAGATTTCTCCGGATCAAGCCTTGGTGCGCATGCGGCAGACTCCACGAGGCCGCTTAACGCGGCCCGAAGACATTGCTCGGCTTATTCGGTTTCTCCTGTCGGATGAAGCCGGCATGATTACCGGCACGAGTGTGGATATCGACGGAGGTATTCATCGGGGGCCAGCCTAA